One window of Elaeis guineensis isolate ETL-2024a chromosome 11, EG11, whole genome shotgun sequence genomic DNA carries:
- the LOC140852388 gene encoding uncharacterized protein produces MATASFQIFWLRLPSSGYSNSLKFDASLASLGSFSSSSSSLKLCCPTAFLKRGNERFPQQPRVSSEEFPSELVEDSKFVPLNADDPVYGPPALLLLGFEADEMDRIKKFLRELDGEFLKVTFRQSC; encoded by the exons ATGGCTACGGCTAGTTTCCAGATCTTCTGGCTTCGATTACCTTCGAGTGGTTACTCCAATAGcttaaaatttgatgcttctctcGCCTCCCTtggttctttttcttcttcttcttcttctttaaagcTCTGCTGTCCTACCGCCTTCCTGAAGAGGGGCAATGAACGATTTCCTCAGCAACCCAGGGTATCATCAGAAG AGTTCCCAAGTGAGTTAGTTGAAGATTCAAAATTCGTTCCTTTGAATGCTGATGATCCTGTGTATGGTCCACCT GCTTTATTGCTACTGGGATTTGAAGCAGATGAAATGGACAGG ATTAAGAAGTTCCTAAGAGAGCTAGATGGTGAGTTTTTAAAGGTAACTTTCCGACAATCATGCTAA